Below is a genomic region from Terriglobales bacterium.
TCGAAGAGCATCTGCTGCTGGCCGGTCAAGAAGCGCAGCGAGAGCCAGCGGAAGATGTAGTCCATGATGGACTTGGCGTAGCCGATGTCGGGGTTGGAGCTCCAGCCCGAGGGCTCGAAACGGGTGTGCGCGAACTTCTCGCACAGCAGCTTCAGCGGCACGCCGTGCTGCAGCGCGATCGAGGCCGCGCAGGCGAAGCTGTCCATCAGCCCGCTGACCGTCGAGCCTTCCTTGGCCATGGTGATGAAGATCTCGCCCGGGCTTCCGTCGGGATAGCAGCCCACGGTGAGGTAGCCCTCGTGTCCGCCCACGTTGAACTTGTGGGTGATGGAGAAGCGCTCGTCGGGCAGCTTGTGGCGGACGGCGCGCGGCGGAGCGTTGGTGTCGTCCTGCACTTCGGGAGCGACGGCCGCGCCGCCCTTGGTGGAGAGCGCGGTGGCGGTGCCGGCGGCGGAGAGTGGCTGCGCCTTCTTGCAGCCGTCGCGGTAGATGGCCACCGCCTTCAGTCCCAGCTTCCAGGACTGCTGGTAGGCTTCCATGATCTCCTCGACGGTGGCGGCCTCGGGCAGGTTCACGGTCTTGGAGATGGCGCCGGAGATGAAGGGCTGGACCGCCGCCATCATGCGCACGTGGCCCATGGCGGCGATGGAGCGCGTGCCCTTGGCCGGCTTGAAGGAGCAATCGAAGACGGGCAGGTCTTCGTCCTTGATGTGAGGAGCGCCCTCGATGGTGCCGGTGGCGTCGATGTAGCTGACGATGGCGTTGACCTGGTCGTGGTCGTAGCCCAGCTTGAACAGGGCCGCGGGCACGGTCTGGTTCACGATCTTGATCATACCGCCGCCCACCAGCTTCTTGTACTTCACCAGGGCCAGGTCGGGCTCGACCCCGGTGGTGTCGCAGTCCATCATGAAGCCGATGGTGCCGGTGGGAGCCAGCACGGTGACCTGGGAGTTGCGGTAGCCGTGCTTCTCGCCGTGGGCCAGGGCCTCGTCCCAGCAGGCGCGGGAGCCGTCGTAGAGCGCGGCCGGCACGTTGGCGCGCTGGATGTTGTTGACCGAGGCGCGGTGCATGCGCACCACGTCCAGGAAAGGCTCGCGGTTGATGTAGAAGCCGGGGCAGGCGGAGCCCGGCATCTGCTCGGCCGCGGTGACGCCCAGGCGGGTCTCGACCGTGTCGGTGCAGGGCGCGAGCGGCGGGCAGAGTTCGGCCACGCGCGAGGACTGCAGATACGCCTGGCCGCACATGATGGCGGTCACGCAGGCGGCGTAGTCGCGGCCGGCGGCGGAGTCGTAGGGCAGGCCGGCGGCCATCAGCAGCGCGCCCAGGTTGGCGTAGCCCAGGCCCAGTGGCCGGTAGTCGTGCGAGTTCTGGTTGATGGACTGGGTGGGATAGCCGGCGTTGTCGACCAGAATCTCCTGCGCCGTGATGACTACGTCCACCGCGTGCCGGTAGGCCTCGACATCGAAGCTGCCGTTGGGCGCGAACTTCATTAGGTTCAGCGACGCCAGGTTGCACGCCGAATCATCTATGAACATGTATTCACTGCAGGGATTGCTGGCATTGATCCGGGAAGAATTCTTGGAGGTGTGCCAGCGGTTGATGGTGGAGTCGAACTGCATGCCGGGATCGCCGCACTGCCAGGTGGCTTCGGCGATCTTGCGCATGAGGTCGCGGGCCTTGTAGGTCTTGATGATGCGGCCGTCCTTGATGGCGCGGGTGGAGAAATCGGCGTCGCGCTCCACCGCGTACATGAACTCGTCGGTCACGCGCACCGAGTTGTTGGCGTTCTGGAAGAAGATGGAGCTGTAGGCCTCGGAATCCGGGCCGCTCCCGTCGTAGCCCTGCTGCACCAGCGTCCAAGCCTTGGCTTCCTCCTTGGCCTTGCACTCGATGAAGTCCACGATGTCGGGGTGGTCGATGTTGAGGATCACCATCTTGGCGGCGCGGCGGGTCTTGCCGCCGCTCTTGATCACGCCGGCGAAGGCGTCGAAGCCCTTCATGAAGCTGAGCGGGCCGCTCGCGGTGCCGCCGCCCGACAGGCCTTCGGTCGACGACCGCAGCGGCGACAGGTTCGTCCCCGTCCCCGAGCCCCACTTGAAGAGCATGCCCTCGGTCTTGGCCAGGGTGAGGATGGAGTCCAGCGAATCGTGCACCGAGTTGATGAAGCAGGCGGAGCACTGCGGGCGCTTGTAGCCGGTGACCCCGAACTCCACCCGCCCCGACTCGAAGTTCCAGTGCCAGTTCTGGGCGTCGGCCTGGGGCTCGATGCGGTCGCAGCCCACGTTGAACCACACCGGCGAATTGAAGGCGGCGTACTGGTGCACCAGCAGAAAGACCAGTTCGTCGTGGAAGGTGGCTGCGTCCTCGGCCGAGTGGAAGTAGCCTCCGGCCACGCCCCAGTCGCGGATGGTCTCGGCGACGCGCGCGATGAGCTGGCGCGCCCCGCTCTCCCGCTCCGCCGTCCCCAGCCGCCCGTGCAGGTACTTGGAGGCCACGATGTTGGTGGCGGTCATGGACCAGTCCTTGGGGACCTCCACCTCCTTCTGCTCGAAGATGACGTTGCCCTCGGCGTCGGTGATCTGGGCGAGGCGCCGCTCCCACTCCACCTCGTCATAAGGGGAGACGCCGGGCTTGGTGAAGAGGCGGCGGAAGCTCAAGCCGGGGGCGGCCGGCTTCATTCTGGAGGGCGCGGGAGGCGCGCTCTGGCTCTTGGTCTCGGGATTCATCTGGATACCGGGGATCTTCGCAACGTCGGCCATTTCCATTCTCCTTCAAATCTCTATCGTGCGGCGACGAATTCGGGTTATGCAGCGCGCTCCTCAAAAGCCCGCGGGCAGCGCCGCCGGAGGCCCCACCGCGGTGGAGGCCGGAGCCGCGGGCGCGGCCGCGCGCGGGGCCGGCAGGTCGGCCGGGGCGACGGCGGCGTGCCCGGCCTCGGCTTCGTTCTGCGGCGCGGAGCGCGCCGCAGGCAGCTCGGCGGCCTGCGCCAGCCAGGCCAGCAGCGCGGCGTGGGCGGCGTCGCGCTCGGCCAGGTTGGCCACCACCGCATAGCGCAGGAAGCAGCGCCCCGCGGCCAGATGCTCACGCCAGGGGCTGGCGGCCGTGAACAGCCGGCCCAGCGCCTGGGCCAGGTCGTCGGCGCGCCCGATCTCGAAGACCGCCAGCAGCCGGCGCGTGCCCTCCTCGCCCACCGGCACCACCTCTTCTGCCAAGGCGAAGAGGCCGGGCTGGTGGGGCGCCAGGGCCAGGCTGGTGCTGGAGTCGCAACGCGTCCAGCGCGACCAGGTCAGGCGCGCCTCGACCGCGGCGGCCATCTCGGTGGCGGGGCCGGGAACGTACCGGGGTGTCGCTTCCATCGTCATGGGTCCCTTTCTGCCCACGGCCGGGGAGCCGGAGGCAATAAGGAAAAGTCCGCCCTCACAAGGGCGGCTGGAACCAAAGGGGTCCAAGGTTGTCAAACAGGCTGTTGTCCCCGGCGGGCGGCAAGTCCGGCGGAGGCCACCGCAAAGCTCCCCGATCTCAAGGGCCCGGCGACGGTCACCTCAACCGCCGCAGAACAGCTCGTGGAACGGCACAGTACTCCTCTCTATTGGGGCTGTCAAGTAACTACCTCTATATATTGTATCCCACTTGTTGATTGGAAGGATACGGGGCGGGTGGGCGGAAAGCCGCGGTGGAAGCGGATCTCCGCCGGCGGAGCCGGCGGGGAGCCGAATTGTTGATTTATTGATTTATTCATTTCTTGATTTCCACAGGGCGGTCGTTGGTCGTTGGCCCTCGGTCCTCGGCTTTCGGTCCCTTCGCTCCCGCTCAGGGCGGGCTAAGAACGGCCCTCGGCCCCACCCGTTTCCTGCGCCCGCGCGCCGCGCCTCCCATTGCCCGCTCTCCCGCGTTGCGGGAGCGCGGCCGGTCGGCGCGGGATCGTTCCCGGCCGCCAACCCGGCATTGGGCTGAAGCCCAATCCAGGGCTAAAGCCCTGGACTACCGCGTGCCGGGCTATTCTCAATCGCCCCTTCGGGGCGCAAGTTCTCTGAGTACTGAGTACCGAGTACTCCGCACTGGTTTTTTGGGCTGGTGTGGTTCTTGGCTGGGTACTGCAGTGCAGGGAGAGTACGCGGGCGCAGGGGCCGGGTCAATGCCGAAGTTTGGTGCAGTTCACCCCACGGAATTCAACCACAGAGGACACAGAGGAAAGGCCCGGCTAGTAACGGCGCGCTAACGCAACTCCATTTCGTGCGCCTTGAGGAATGCGCGGACCTCCGAGACCGATATCGCTTCGCCAATCATGACCTGAGTGAAGGTGTAATACTGATCAAGCACCATAGCCACAATCTCAGATTCCGCAAAGCTTTTCTGGTTTCCCTGAGGGTCAGTCGCCGTATAGACGACACCCGTTTTGTTGCGGGCCAGTGCCTCGATAGCATTCCGTACGATTGGCGGGTACAGGTGAAACTTGGCTACCACAACTCCTATGACCTTATTATCATTCGCTTTGAACAATGGGCCTCCAGAATTGCCCGGATTGAAGGCGCCATTAATGACCAGGTGCTTGACACGTTTGCCGTTGGAGACGTCCTCGCTGAAGCCGGCCACATACCCTACACTGAGCAGAGGCGCCGGTCCGTTGTAAATGAGCGGATAACCCCAGGTTGAGACGGCCATGCCCAAGTCGGGGTCTTTAGCGTCTGCGAGTTCCAGTCCGCCCTTCAATGCTTCGGTCGGGCGCAACGCGGCCAGGTCTACATCTGGATCAGTCGCCATCTTCCGAAACACAACCGCTTCCCCTCCCGAAGTGACGCCTTGAAGTCGTTCCACGGTGCAGCCTTCCACGACGTGGTTGTTAGTGACAATCAAGCCGTTCTTGAGCACAAAGCCCGTACCCTTCTTATTGGTTAGGGGACAATAGAGCAATACGACGGATCTAATAGCGGACCTCTGAGTGGGACCAGCAGCGTCCAGCGTCCACTGGGTTGCGACGGGTAGTTTGCTGTTTCCAAGATCTTGTTGCGCGATTGCGAGCGGTACTCCAATCGTGAGAATTGCGAGCCACGGAACGACTTTCATGCTGTCACCTATCGTTGGGAATGTCGCAACAGAATCAGCCGCTGACCATAGAACGTCGAGCCATTGGAGTCTTGCATAAAGTTTGATGAGTGCAGTTCGTAGCTACTCCGCCGTTTGGGAAGTAATTACGTATGCATACACGTAGAAGGCCGTGTCGTCACCACCTCCGCCCGATCCCTTGCATCCCGCCCTGCGATAGGCGTCCTCAACCGCACGAGCTTGGTCGGAGCTTGTCGCACGACGGCAAATCCAGCAGTAATTCTCCCGCGGAACTCGGCGGTCTCCAAAGAGGCGTGCTTCAATGTCGGAGGTGACGCCAACATACCAGTTTGGGTTTGTGACTCCCGATTTCTGTATGTGCGCATCTATGTCGCCTATGATCGCGTTTGGATTCTGAGCCTGCATTCTGGCTTACCTCACAAGGCGCACCTTCATTGGCACACCTTTCCGTACGCCGCGCGGTAGCCGTGGGCTTGGGCTTCCTTCTGGGACATGAACTGGCCCTGCTTGCCGGGACAGTGGTACACCCCGGTCTTGGTGTTGACCCACACCTTGACGTTGGGATTGCCCTGGCTCTGGGTGGTGGGCGGAGGAGAGGTCTGCGCCGGGGGCAGCGCGGGCGCGGAGGTGAGCGCCAGCGCGAAGAGCAGGGCCCAGGCAAAGCGGCGCATGAGAACCTCCTGCGCGGTGAAATAAGGGCCGGGAAAAAGGAATTGTGCGCCTGGACGGGGCGGAAGGCAAGAGGAGATAGGGCGTGCTGTTTGGGATCGGGAACGAGGGTGATCGGGTGATCGGGTGATTTGAAAAGCCACAGCAGATCCCTCGTCGCTGCGCTTCTCGGGATGACAATCCTGGAGGGCGGGGTGGCGGATAGGGGTCCTTCGACTCGCGCCGCCTTGCGGCAAAGCCGCAAGGCGGCGCTCGCTCAGGATGACAAAGCAAGAGCAGTACTCGGTACTCAGTACTCGGCACTCTCGGCGCTCGCTCAGGATGACAAAGCAAGAGCAGTACTCGGTACTCAGTACTCAGTACTCAGTACTCGGTACTCAGTAACCGGCACTCTAGTCGCTCGCGCCTCCGCGTCTCTCAGCCGGCGCCTGGGTCCCAACCACTTCGTTGACCTGGACGACGCTCTCTCCGCTGAAGTACTTGCGCTGGTCGGCGAGGAGTTGAGGAGCGGTCGCGGCCATGGCGCGCTCCAGTTCGCCGGCGGAGGAAAAGAACAGGTGGCCGATAGCATGGAAATGGAGAGGCGTCCCCGGCGGAAACCCGGCCACCCCGCGATCGATCTCGATGCGCAGCAGACCAAAGGGGGATAGCAACTGGCGCGCCAGCGCGAGGTGGGGTCCGAGGTAGTGACTCCAGTCAAAGCTGGAGCCGGGCGTCGCCGGGTACATCACGGTGAGACGGATCATCGGCCCAGTATATAGGGGGCACGCGCCTGGCCGTGGCGGCTGGGCGGCGCCAGCCGTCGCTGCGCGCCTACTGCAGCGGCGCGTCCACGGAGGTGGCGGCGGCGGTGGCGTTGAAGCGGATCACCCCCGACTCGTCGGAGAAGAAGAACCGCACCCCGGTCTGACCGACGGTGAGCGGGTTGGCGGTCACGCTGTAGAGGACGTTAGGAGCGGCGGTGGTGCCCAGGGCGCCCGGCGTGGCGGTACGGAAGCGGTAGCCGCTCTTGCGCCGGGTGATGGAGAGGGTCTCGTCGACCAGGCAGGCGCTGGCGGGCGTGGGCGGGTTGGGGCAGGGGTCGGGACCGCCCAGATTGGTGAGCGGAGCGAAGCCGGTGCCGTAGGTGGAGGAGTAGGTGACTTCGGCGGTGTTGATGGTGCGGATGGAGCCCACCGCCGAGGCTTCGTTGGCGGCGATGCGCGAGCGCAGCAGGTTGGGAATGGCGATGGCGGCGATGATCAGGATGATGGCCACCACGATCAGCAGCTCGATCAGGGAGAAGCCCTTCTGTTTCTTCACGGTTCCCTCCATTCCCCGGCCCAATCCCGCCCCGCGGGCGCGCGCACAGGTACCCCAAGCGGCGCACATTATATGAAGAAGATAGCACGCGGCCTACCAAAAAGTAGGAGGAGAGGGCGGAAGGCGTAGGGGCTCTGTTTTCAGTCGATTAGGTTTTTGCCGCAAGCCGGCCGGGGAGTGTCTGGGAACAGCAAGATGACCCTAGAGAGACGCCTTTGCTGACAAAAACCTGCAGACGCCGGCGCTACTTCCCCACCAGCACAAAGGCGCCCCAGTAATAAGGAAGGTCGCGGCCATAGCGTTGGCGGACGACCTCGCGCTCTTCCATCTGCGCCTGCTCCAGGGCGCGGTGCTTCTCGGCGCCGGCGAGCCAATGGCGGTAGAAGCGGGTCATCAGTTCCTGGGTCTCGCGGTCGGGGACGGACCACAGGGTCATGAGGACGGACTGGGCGCCGGCGATCTGCAGGGCGCGGCGCAGTCCGAAGACACCTTCGCCGGCCTCGACCTGGCCCAGCCCGGTCTCGCAGGCGGAGAGCACCACCAGTTCGGTGCCCTGCAGGTCGAGGGTGGAGGCCTCGGAGGCGGTGAGCACGCCGTCGTCGAGGCCGGGGACGGCGGGATCATGGCGGTAAGCGCGGTCGGCGCCGGCAAACAGCAGCCCGGAGCGCAGCATGGGGTCCTCCAGGCTGCTGGGCGCCTGGAAGCCCAGGCCGCTTCCCTTCTGCTGGACCTGCTGGTCGGAGAGGAAGAAACCGTGAGTGGCCAGGTGCAGCAGGCGGGGATGATGCACGGCCTTGACCGCCTCCTCCAGG
It encodes:
- a CDS encoding vitamin B12-dependent ribonucleotide reductase, which produces MADVAKIPGIQMNPETKSQSAPPAPSRMKPAAPGLSFRRLFTKPGVSPYDEVEWERRLAQITDAEGNVIFEQKEVEVPKDWSMTATNIVASKYLHGRLGTAERESGARQLIARVAETIRDWGVAGGYFHSAEDAATFHDELVFLLVHQYAAFNSPVWFNVGCDRIEPQADAQNWHWNFESGRVEFGVTGYKRPQCSACFINSVHDSLDSILTLAKTEGMLFKWGSGTGTNLSPLRSSTEGLSGGGTASGPLSFMKGFDAFAGVIKSGGKTRRAAKMVILNIDHPDIVDFIECKAKEEAKAWTLVQQGYDGSGPDSEAYSSIFFQNANNSVRVTDEFMYAVERDADFSTRAIKDGRIIKTYKARDLMRKIAEATWQCGDPGMQFDSTINRWHTSKNSSRINASNPCSEYMFIDDSACNLASLNLMKFAPNGSFDVEAYRHAVDVVITAQEILVDNAGYPTQSINQNSHDYRPLGLGYANLGALLMAAGLPYDSAAGRDYAACVTAIMCGQAYLQSSRVAELCPPLAPCTDTVETRLGVTAAEQMPGSACPGFYINREPFLDVVRMHRASVNNIQRANVPAALYDGSRACWDEALAHGEKHGYRNSQVTVLAPTGTIGFMMDCDTTGVEPDLALVKYKKLVGGGMIKIVNQTVPAALFKLGYDHDQVNAIVSYIDATGTIEGAPHIKDEDLPVFDCSFKPAKGTRSIAAMGHVRMMAAVQPFISGAISKTVNLPEAATVEEIMEAYQQSWKLGLKAVAIYRDGCKKAQPLSAAGTATALSTKGGAAVAPEVQDDTNAPPRAVRHKLPDERFSITHKFNVGGHEGYLTVGCYPDGSPGEIFITMAKEGSTVSGLMDSFACAASIALQHGVPLKLLCEKFAHTRFEPSGWSSNPDIGYAKSIMDYIFRWLSLRFLTGQQQMLFEGLRPKTALPAPAEENGSAAPSAPSPTTDDRRPTTSKYHASDALKDLVDMGDAPSCHVCGAIMTRNGSCYRCMSCGSTSGCS
- a CDS encoding serine protease, with the protein product MLKNGLIVTNNHVVEGCTVERLQGVTSGGEAVVFRKMATDPDVDLAALRPTEALKGGLELADAKDPDLGMAVSTWGYPLIYNGPAPLLSVGYVAGFSEDVSNGKRVKHLVINGAFNPGNSGGPLFKANDNKVIGVVVAKFHLYPPIVRNAIEALARNKTGVVYTATDPQGNQKSFAESEIVAMVLDQYYTFTQVMIGEAISVSEVRAFLKAHEMELR
- a CDS encoding EthD family reductase, which encodes MIRLTVMYPATPGSSFDWSHYLGPHLALARQLLSPFGLLRIEIDRGVAGFPPGTPLHFHAIGHLFFSSAGELERAMAATAPQLLADQRKYFSGESVVQVNEVVGTQAPAERRGGASD
- a CDS encoding prepilin-type N-terminal cleavage/methylation domain-containing protein; translated protein: MKKQKGFSLIELLIVVAIILIIAAIAIPNLLRSRIAANEASAVGSIRTINTAEVTYSSTYGTGFAPLTNLGGPDPCPNPPTPASACLVDETLSITRRKSGYRFRTATPGALGTTAAPNVLYSVTANPLTVGQTGVRFFFSDESGVIRFNATAAATSVDAPLQ